The following is a genomic window from Leptospira selangorensis.
CTTTTTGGATGGATTCTAATAATTGAGGGAAAGTCCTTTCGGATTCGGTCAATGCTAATCCACAAGTGGGAAGTGCAGGACAAGCAAGTGCACGATCATATAAAGGTTTAGGAGAAGCAGGATTAATATTATATTCTTTTAATTTAGCTTCTAACTTCTCTTTATCCTCTTTTTTGACTCCCATCAAAACCAAGTCCTGATCCGCAGTTACCTGCACGCTTAGGTTAAAACCAGAAATGATATCTTTCAAAGCTGTCTTTAAGGGCTTCTCAGGGAAGTCTTTGATCCTTCCGGAAAGAGTATGGAATCCTAATGCAAGAGTTCCATCCGCTCTTTCTGTCCAACCAAGATAGTTTGGAGTTTCCCATTTAGGAAGTTTACGATCAATATCGAATTTTGCACCGGATCTACGTTCTACTTCGGAGCGGAACCATTCTACACCCTTCTCCGCCAAAACATATTTTAAACGAGCATGTTTACGGTTAGTACGATCTCCGAAATCTCTATGAGAAGTTACTATACCTTCAGCAACTGGGATCAGATCTTTTTCAGGGATCCAACCTAGTAAATCAGCAGCTCTAGGATAAGTCTCAGGCTTATTGTGAGTCATTCCGAGCCCACCGCCCGCAAAAGCGAAATAACCGTCTATCTTACCATTCGCATCTAAAGTAGCTGCGAATCCCATATCGTTCGTATAAATATCGACTGAGTTATTACCAGCAAGTGTAACAGCTATCTTGAACTTTCTAGGAAGATAAGTAGTTCCATAGATCGGATCAGGTTCATCTTCTTTATTAAGTTGGTTTTCGCCCAGCCAAAGTTCTGCATACGCATTACTCTTATATTTAAAATGGTCGGACATCAATTGAGCGATCGGGTCTAATTGGGTAAGCTCTTTGTTTCCCCAAGGATTTAAAGCTTGAGTCACGTTACGCACAACGTCACCGCATGCTCCCATAGTGGAAAGATTCACCTTATGGACTGCTTGCATGATCGGTTTCAGATCTTTTAAAAGGATCGTGTGCATTTGAATGGATTGTCTAGTCGTTAGACGTAAAGCTCCACCACCGAATTTATCAGCCAGATCATCCCATACCATATACTGGTCAGAAGTAAGTCTTCCACCCGGAATCCTTCCTCGGATCATAAAAGAGGTTGGGTTCTCTATAAATTCGCCAGCATCGTCTTTTCTACGGTCCCTGTCCTTCTGCTGGTACATTCCGTGGAATTTGATCAATTGTTTATCATCTTCCTCGAATCCATCTGCACCCGTTTCGATAGCAGTACCGATTTTTCCTCTTAGTCCCTTAGAGGCGGTTTTAATATGTTCGACTTCGCTAAGTTCTTTTTGTTCTGACATCGATCGTATTCGTCCTTTTGGATTATAGCTTTCCTATGATTTCGCATCCGTGGAGAGATATTTTTCTTTGAACTCTCCAAGAAGAAATTTGAGAGCCGCTTTTCTTTTTTCCGGATCTCCCAGTTTACTCTTACTTAAATTACGGATTTCTAATAAATTTTCCAATTCCGGATCATGATCCTTGGGAAGGATCTCCTCTAGAATGGTACGGATGGTTCCTGCAAGTCCAGCGAACCCTCCTTGAGTGGAAACCGCCACACGGATCGGGCCCCTATCAAAATATGCAGAAGAATAAAAATCACACAGAGAAGGATCATCCGCACAATTGATCCAAATTTTTTTTTGTTTGGCGTATTCCACCAGATCACGATTGGTCTGCCTATCGTTTGTAGCGGAATATACCAGATCAAAACCGTTTAGATCGGAAATCTGAACTTCTCTTGTTTCTATTTTTGCATCTTTAATGGAAGAAAGCAAACGAACAGTTTCCGATTTGAATTCTTTAGAGATAACTGTAAGTACACAGCCGGTATCTTTAAGATGTTGTAATTTTTCGAGAGCGACATTTCCCCCGCCCACTACTAACACTTTTTTATTTTCTAATTTTATAAAAACCGGAAGAAGTTGGCTCATACTCCTTCTCCTTGAGAAGCAAATCCTTGAAAGTCTAGTTCAGGATTTTCTCCGATCAGATGTACGACAGGCCCTATATAAATAATCCCAGGTCCGGAACTTTGTTTGGATAAACCTTCTTCTATAATTCTACCCAAGCTAGTTATAGTGACCTTCTGATTTTTTAAACTCGCGTTCTCTACGAGAGCCACTGGAACAAGAGAAGAAGCTCCGTTATCGATCAAATTTTTAGAGATCTGTACAATGGAAGAAGTTCCCATAAACAGAGCGATCGTACCCTTAAACTCCGCAAACCATTTCCAATCGGTATCTTCCTGTAAAACAGTATGACCGTCCATGATCAGTACCTGTCTGGACAATCCTCTATGTGTTAAAGGAAAACCTGCTCCGGAAGATCCAGCGCTTAATGCGCTTACTCCGGGAATTATCTCATATGGAATTTTATGTTTTCTTAAAGTAAGTAATTCTTCTCCGCCTCTGCCGAATACGAAAGGATCTCCTCCTTTCAAACGTACTACGGTTTTACCTTGGAGAGAATATCGAACGATCAGATCCTGGATCTCTTCTTGGGTTGCAGAATGTTGTCCTGCCCTTTTACCCACATAATGAACAAGCGCAGAAGAGGGAAAATATTCCAAAAAGGAAGAATCTAATAAAGCGTCGTAAAGAATTACTTCCGCTTTTTCTAATATTCTGAGAGCTTTCAAGGTCATTAGTTCCGGATTTCCGGGACCTGCGCCCACCAAATATACTTTTCCCACTTCGGTATTCATCAAATTAGATCAGTAAGCTCCTACGATCATTCCCGCGCCCACAGTATTGTTCGTACCCTCATCCACCAAAACGAAACTTCCTGTTCCACGATTTTCAGAATAAGGATCGAACGCGATAGGTTTTGCGGTTCTGATCTTGATCCTTCCGATCTCATTCAGAGCAAGTTGAGAAGATTCTAATTTTTCGTGAGTTTGGATATCTATTCTAAAGGAAATTTCCTTAACTGCGGATTTTACGGAGCCCGTGGTTTGTCTTAAAAGATATTTGTTCCCTGGTACCAAAGACTTTGCATCCATCCAACAAAGTTCCGCTTCCAGATCTTGGGATACGGTAGGTTGGTGTTTATCAGTAACGATCATATCACCGCGACTAATATCGATTTCGTCGTCCAAAAGAATAGTAACAGACATTGGGGCGAAAGCTTCTTCTACTTCGCTTTCATACGTATTGATCGATTTGATTTTAGAACGTAATCCGCTAGGAAGAACTACTATATCATCTCCCTTTTTGAAAACGCCACTTCTAACCTGACCTGCATAACCTCTGTAATCATGGTGTTCTTCCGTTTGAGGACGGATCACATATTGAACAGGGAATCTGGGCTCGTGTTTGGTCTCATCCACTTCGATTTCTAGATCTTCTAGATAACCAAGAAGTGTTTTGCCTTTCCACCAAGTCATATTCGGAGAAGTATCTACAACATTGTCCCCATTCAACGCGGAGATCGGTATGAACTCCAACCCTTTAAAATCCAGATCGGAAGCAAAGTTTTTATAATCTTCTACGATCTCTTCAAAACGTTCTTTGGAAAAATCCACTAAGTCCATTTTATTCACGCAGATAACTACATGAGGGATTTTTAATAGAGAAGCTATATAAGAATGTCTGTAAGTTTGTTCGATCACTCCTTTACGAGAATCGATCAAAATGATTGCAAGCTCGGAATTAGAAGCGCCTGTCACCATGTTTCGAGTGTATTGGATATGCCCCGGGGCATCTGCAATGATAAAC
Proteins encoded in this region:
- a CDS encoding NADPH-dependent assimilatory sulfite reductase hemoprotein subunit, translated to MSEQKELSEVEHIKTASKGLRGKIGTAIETGADGFEEDDKQLIKFHGMYQQKDRDRRKDDAGEFIENPTSFMIRGRIPGGRLTSDQYMVWDDLADKFGGGALRLTTRQSIQMHTILLKDLKPIMQAVHKVNLSTMGACGDVVRNVTQALNPWGNKELTQLDPIAQLMSDHFKYKSNAYAELWLGENQLNKEDEPDPIYGTTYLPRKFKIAVTLAGNNSVDIYTNDMGFAATLDANGKIDGYFAFAGGGLGMTHNKPETYPRAADLLGWIPEKDLIPVAEGIVTSHRDFGDRTNRKHARLKYVLAEKGVEWFRSEVERRSGAKFDIDRKLPKWETPNYLGWTERADGTLALGFHTLSGRIKDFPEKPLKTALKDIISGFNLSVQVTADQDLVLMGVKKEDKEKLEAKLKEYNINPASPKPLYDRALACPALPTCGLALTESERTFPQLLESIQKVIDKLDLNDRAPIVRMTGCPNGCARPYSAEIGIVGQQAGGKYSLFFGGNPEGTKVGDYVAKKVPFADIPVQLEKAFEVWKKEGNPDERFGDFAARYSLDKFRELLGAM
- a CDS encoding precorrin-2 dehydrogenase/sirohydrochlorin ferrochelatase family protein gives rise to the protein MSQLLPVFIKLENKKVLVVGGGNVALEKLQHLKDTGCVLTVISKEFKSETVRLLSSIKDAKIETREVQISDLNGFDLVYSATNDRQTNRDLVEYAKQKKIWINCADDPSLCDFYSSAYFDRGPIRVAVSTQGGFAGLAGTIRTILEEILPKDHDPELENLLEIRNLSKSKLGDPEKRKAALKFLLGEFKEKYLSTDAKS
- the cobA gene encoding uroporphyrinogen-III C-methyltransferase, encoding MNTEVGKVYLVGAGPGNPELMTLKALRILEKAEVILYDALLDSSFLEYFPSSALVHYVGKRAGQHSATQEEIQDLIVRYSLQGKTVVRLKGGDPFVFGRGGEELLTLRKHKIPYEIIPGVSALSAGSSGAGFPLTHRGLSRQVLIMDGHTVLQEDTDWKWFAEFKGTIALFMGTSSIVQISKNLIDNGASSLVPVALVENASLKNQKVTITSLGRIIEEGLSKQSSGPGIIYIGPVVHLIGENPELDFQGFASQGEGV
- a CDS encoding sulfate adenylyltransferase subunit 1, whose protein sequence is MDLLRFITAGSVDDGKSTLIGRLLYDSKSVFQDQLEAIEKTGQVNGQVNLALLTDGLKAEREQGITIDVAYKYFSTPKRKFIIADAPGHIQYTRNMVTGASNSELAIILIDSRKGVIEQTYRHSYIASLLKIPHVVICVNKMDLVDFSKERFEEIVEDYKNFASDLDFKGLEFIPISALNGDNVVDTSPNMTWWKGKTLLGYLEDLEIEVDETKHEPRFPVQYVIRPQTEEHHDYRGYAGQVRSGVFKKGDDIVVLPSGLRSKIKSINTYESEVEEAFAPMSVTILLDDEIDISRGDMIVTDKHQPTVSQDLEAELCWMDAKSLVPGNKYLLRQTTGSVKSAVKEISFRIDIQTHEKLESSQLALNEIGRIKIRTAKPIAFDPYSENRGTGSFVLVDEGTNNTVGAGMIVGAY